One Hyalangium gracile genomic window carries:
- a CDS encoding SUF system Fe-S cluster assembly regulator, with translation MFRMSKMTDYGLVLLTELARDEGATRTARELAEATRVPLPSVSKVLKGLQGAGVLVSHRGATGGYGLARPAAAIPLTQIITALEGPVAITECVQHTGTEPACELESVCRVRGHWRVINQAIHDALGRLTLADLCAPTPRVERLVGLNLPTRPTTTGGLS, from the coding sequence ATGTTCCGGATGAGCAAGATGACCGACTACGGCCTGGTGCTGCTGACCGAGCTGGCTCGGGACGAGGGCGCCACGCGCACCGCCCGCGAGCTGGCGGAGGCCACCCGGGTTCCTCTGCCCTCGGTGAGCAAGGTCCTCAAGGGGCTGCAGGGCGCCGGGGTGCTGGTGTCGCACCGTGGCGCCACGGGCGGCTATGGGCTGGCCCGGCCGGCCGCCGCCATCCCGCTCACGCAGATCATCACCGCCCTGGAAGGGCCCGTGGCCATCACCGAGTGCGTGCAGCACACCGGCACCGAGCCGGCCTGCGAGCTGGAGTCCGTCTGCCGCGTCCGGGGCCACTGGCGCGTCATCAACCAGGCCATCCATGACGCGCTGGGCCGGCTGACGCTGGCCGACCTGTGCGCCCCCACCCCGCGTGTCGAGCGCCTCGTCGGGCTGAACCTGCCCACGCGCCCGACCACCACCGGAGGGCTCTCCTGA
- the sufB gene encoding Fe-S cluster assembly protein SufB codes for MSTETIQELTRRQYQAGFVTAVESDTLPPGLNEDVIRLISEKKGEPQFLLDWRLKAYRHWLTLKEPRWQKVQYHPIDYQAIRYYSAPKQKPKLDSLDQVDPEILRTYEKLGIPLEEQKLLQNVAVDAVFDSVSVATTFKDKLAKAGVIFCSFSEAVREHPELIQRYLGSVVPYSDNFFAALNSAVFSDGSFCYVPKGVRCPMELSTYFRINAADTGQFERTLIVADEGASVSYLEGCTAPMRDTNQLHAAVVELVALDGANIKYSTVQNWYPGDAEGRGGIYNFVTKRGIAHKRSKISWTQVETGSAITWKYPSVILKGDDSVGEFYSVALTNHRQQADTGTKMVHLGRNTRSTIVSKGISAGHGQNTYRGLVKVTKNAEGARNYTQCDSLLLGSKCGAHTLPYIEVKNASAQVEHEASTSKIGEDQLFYCQQRGISKEDAVSMIVNGFCRQVFKELPMEFAVEAQKLLGVSLEGSVG; via the coding sequence ATGAGCACCGAGACCATTCAAGAGCTGACGCGGCGCCAGTACCAGGCTGGCTTCGTCACGGCCGTGGAGTCGGACACCCTGCCGCCCGGGCTGAACGAGGACGTCATCCGCCTCATCTCCGAGAAGAAGGGCGAGCCGCAGTTCCTCCTCGACTGGCGCCTCAAGGCCTACCGCCACTGGCTCACCCTGAAGGAGCCGCGCTGGCAGAAGGTGCAGTACCACCCCATCGACTACCAGGCCATCCGCTACTACTCGGCGCCCAAGCAGAAGCCCAAGCTGGACAGCCTGGACCAGGTGGACCCGGAGATTCTGCGCACCTACGAGAAGCTCGGCATCCCGCTGGAGGAGCAGAAGCTCTTGCAGAACGTCGCGGTGGACGCGGTGTTCGACTCGGTGTCGGTGGCCACGACGTTCAAGGACAAGCTGGCCAAGGCGGGCGTCATCTTCTGCTCGTTCTCCGAGGCCGTGCGCGAGCACCCCGAGCTCATCCAGCGCTACCTGGGCTCGGTGGTGCCGTACTCGGACAACTTCTTCGCCGCGCTGAACTCGGCCGTCTTCAGCGATGGCTCGTTCTGCTACGTGCCCAAGGGCGTGCGCTGCCCCATGGAGCTGTCCACCTACTTCCGCATCAACGCGGCGGACACGGGCCAGTTCGAGCGCACCCTCATCGTCGCGGACGAGGGCGCCTCGGTGAGCTACCTCGAGGGCTGCACCGCGCCCATGCGCGACACCAACCAGCTGCACGCCGCCGTGGTGGAGCTGGTGGCGCTGGACGGGGCCAACATCAAGTACTCCACCGTGCAGAACTGGTACCCCGGCGATGCCGAGGGCCGTGGCGGCATCTACAACTTCGTCACCAAGCGCGGCATCGCCCACAAGCGCTCCAAGATTTCGTGGACGCAGGTGGAGACGGGCTCGGCGATTACGTGGAAGTACCCCAGCGTCATCCTCAAGGGGGATGACTCGGTGGGCGAGTTCTACTCGGTGGCGCTCACCAACCACCGGCAGCAGGCGGACACCGGCACGAAGATGGTGCACCTGGGGCGCAACACCCGGAGCACCATCGTCTCCAAGGGCATCTCCGCCGGCCACGGGCAGAACACCTACCGCGGGCTGGTGAAGGTGACGAAGAACGCCGAGGGCGCGCGCAACTACACCCAGTGCGACTCGCTCCTCTTGGGCAGCAAGTGCGGCGCCCACACGCTGCCCTATATCGAAGTGAAGAACGCGTCCGCGCAGGTGGAGCACGAGGCGTCCACGTCGAAGATTGGCGAGGACCAGCTCTTCTACTGCCAGCAGCGCGGCATCTCGAAAGAGGACGCGGTGTCGATGATCGTCAACGGCTTCTGCCGGCAGGTCTTCAAGGAGCTGCCCATGGAGTTCGCCGTCGAGGCGCAGAAGCTGCTCGGAGTGAGCCTGGAAGGGAGTGTGGGGTAG